From the genome of Drosophila melanogaster chromosome 2L, one region includes:
- the Tep2 gene encoding Thioester-containing protein 2, isoform F — protein sequence MFRIFLTGIILQYALLVNATGIYSVVGPGTLRSNSKYNVVVSVHKADGPSQIKVSLNGPSYNETKQIELPPMSTQNVEFEVPKLATGNYNLSAEGVSGVVFKNSTKLNYADKKPSVFVQTDKATYKPADLVQFRILFLDENTRPAKIEKPISVIIIDGAQNRIKQLSDVKLTKGVFSGELQLSEQPVLGTWKISVSVDGDNRETKSFEVDKYVLPKFEVIVDTPKAVVIADKVIKATIRAKYTYGKPVKGKATVSMERSYGYFGDLNANGNKQEKTIDVDGKGHVEFDIIHWAQRGQYLPPIKLFAVVTEELTGNKQNATATVVLHQQRYSIEPYERPEHFEANKSFIYQVVVKNVDGSPVTNSAKNVKIGFDKSYSYFHEPSPKTRINFEAPVNENGIATFNVRLPDSDSRYYRIFASFDGSENTIGSISKFEPTPMSREPLKIQVNTKKPRLGEQVSFDVVSIEDLPYFVYTIVARGNVILSDYVDVPDGQKTYTVKFTPTFSMVPKATIYVYYVVNNDLQFEEKTIDFEKEFSNSIDVSAPTNAKPSEEVKLRIKTDADSFVGLLGVDQSVLLLKSGNDLSQDDIFNSLNIYQTSTPWMNGYGRYPGQTSGLVTLTNANYPYNTAKAIPESLDYQVEDSISYDEVDAISITSSTKIELVRTNFAEVWMWTTSDNGSVGEEEFTLTKKIPDTITSWVVTGFSLNPTSGIALTKNPSKIRVFQPFFVSTNLPYSVKRGEVIAIPVVIFNYLDKTLDADVVMDNSDQEYEFTEATNEVLEKAIDEVRRVKRVTIPANSGKSVSFMIRPKNVGFTTLKITATSALAGDAIHQKLKVEPEGVTLFENRAVFINLKDQPEMSQSLDADIPNEVVPQSEFIEFSVVGDLLGPTLQNLDNLVRMPYGCGEQNMVNFVPNILVLKYLEVTGRKLPSVESKARKFLEIGYQRELTYKHDDGSYSAFGKSDASGSTWLTAYVMRSFHQAGTYTDIDPKVITAGLDFLVSKQKESGEFPEVGKLFDNANQNPLALTSFVLLAFFENHELIPKYQSAIKKAVRYVAEEADKTDDQYSLAIAAVALQLAKHPQSEKVIAKLESVARKENDRMWWSKATESTGEDGRVFHWKPRSNDVEITSYVLLALLEKDPAEKALPIIKWLISQRNSNGGFSSTQDTVIGLQALTKFAYKTGSGSGTMDIEFSSAGESKNTIKVNPENSLVLQTHDLPKSTRKVDFTAKGTGSAMVQLSYRYNLAEKEKKPSFKVTPTVKDTPNQLLIVDVCAEYVPLEDADKDKDSNMAVMEIALPSGFVGDSTSLGKIQAVDRVKRVETKNSDSTVVVYFDSLTPGDVRCLPLEASKAHAVAKQKPASVSLYDYYDTERKATEYYQVKSSLCDICEGADCGEGCKKD from the exons ATGTTCAGAATCTTTCTGACCGGGATTATTTTACAATACGCCCTGCTAGTTAATGCCACTGG CATCTATTCGGTGGTGGGGCCTGGTACCCTCCGCTCCAACTCCAAGTACAATGTCGTCGTCTCTGTCCACAAGGCAGATGGTCCGAGTCAGATAAAAGTCAGTCTAAATGGACCCTCGTACAACGAGACGAAGCAAATCGAACTGCCGCCCATGTCCACCCAGAATGTGGAGTTCGAGGTGCCCAAATTGGCCACTGGCAACTATAATCTTTCTGCAGAGGGTGTATCCGGTGTTGTGTTTAAGAATTCTACCAAATTAAACTATGCGGATAAGAAGCCATCGGTCTTTGTTCAAACTGATAAGGCCACCTATAAGCCCGCCGATCTCGTTCAATTTCGTATTCTCTTTCTGGATGAAAACACCCGACCTGCAAAGATTGAAAAGCCCATATCCGTCATAATCATAGATGGAGCTCAAAACAGAATTAAACAGCTAAGCGACGTCAAGTTGACGAAGGGTGTTTTCTCTGGTGAACTTCAGTTATCCGAACAGCCTGTTTTGGGTACCTGGAAGATATCCGTTAGCGTGGATGGCGATAATAGGGAAACCAAGTCCTTTGAGGTTGACAAATATGTTCTACCGAAGTTCGAGGTAATCGTGGACACACCCAAGGCTGTGGTCATTGCAGACAAGGTGATCAAGGCCACGATTCGCGCCAAGTACACATACGGAAAGCCAGTCAAGGGCAAGGCCACAGTGTCCATGGAACGGAGCTATGGATACTTTGGGGACCTCAATGCGAACGGCAACAAACAGGAGAAAACCATTGACGTCGATGGAAAGGGTCATGTGGAGTTCGACATTATTCACTGGGCCCAAAGAGGGCAATACTTACCGCCCATTAAACTCTTTGCCGTCGTCACGGAGGAACTAACTGGTAACAAGCAGAATGCCACTGCCACAGTTGTTCTGCACCAACAGCGATACTCGATTGAGCCTTACGAGAGGCCAGAACACTTTGAAGCCAATAAGTCGTTCATCTATCAGGTTGTGGTGAAGAATGTTGATGGATCGCCAGTCACAAACTCTGCGAAAAACGTAAAGATAGGCTTTGACAAGTCGTACAGCTATTTTCATGAGCCATCTCCTAAGACACGCATTAACTTTGAGGCCCCTGTGAATGAGAATGGCATTGCAACCTTTAATGTTAGGCTGCCCGATAGCGATTCCAGATATTATCGTATATTTGCATCATTCGATGGGTCGGAGAATACCATCGGTTCCATCTCAAAGTTTGAGCCAACCCCAATGAGCAGGGAGCCGCTGAAGATTCAGGTGAATACAAAGAA GCCTAGACTAGGCGAACAAGTTTCTTTTGATGTCGTCTCGATTGAAGATCTGCCCTATTTTGTGTACACCATTGTGGCCAGAGGTAATGTGATACTCAGTGATTACGTGGATGTGCCGGACGGCCAGAAAACCTACACGGTTAAGTTCACACCAACATTTAGCATGGTGCCGAAGGCAACGATCTATGTTTATTATGTTGTAAACAACGACCTACAGTTCGAGGAGAAAACTATTGACTTCGAGAAGGAGTTTAGTAACTCG ATTGATGTATCGGCTCCGACGAATGCCAAACCGAGTGAAGAAGTCAAGCTAAGGATTAAAACCGATGCCGATTCCTTTGTGGGTCTTTTGGGTGTGGATCAGAGTGTCCTGCTGCTCAAGTCGGGCAACGATCTAAGCCAAGACGATATCTTTAATAGCCTCAACATATATCAGACATCAACACCCTGGATGAACGGCTATGGGCGTTATCCTGGTCAAACATCCGGACTAGTGACGCTAACGAACGCGAATTATCCTTACAACACTG CCAAAGCAATCCCTGAAAGTCTTGACTATCAAGTAGAAGATTCGATTTCGTACGACGAAGTGGACGCAATTTCTATAACTTCATCTACAAAAATCGAATTAGTTCGAACGAACTTTGCAGAAGTCTGGATGTGGACAACATCCGACAATGGGAG TGTGGGTGAAGAGGAATTCACCCTGACCAAAAAGATACCGGATACGATCACCTCATGGGTGGTTACTGGTTTCTCCCTTAACCCAACATCCGGAATTGCTTTAACTAAGAATCCGAGCAAGATTCGAGTATTCCAGCCCTTCTTTGTGTCCACAAATCTGCCGTATTCCGTAAAGCGAG GTGAGGTAATTGCTATTCCCGTGGTCATCTTCAACTACCTGGATAAGACCCTTGATGCAGATGTAGTAATGGACAACTCTGATCAGGAATATGAATTCACCGAGGCCACCAATGAGGTGTTGGAAAAGGCAATCGATGAGGTGCGCCGGGTCAAACGGGTCACGATACCGGCCAATAGTGGCAAGAGTGTTTCATTTATGATCCGACCGAAGAACGTAGGATTCACGACCCTGAAAATCACAGCCACCTCTGCCTTGGCCGGCGATGCTATTCACCAGAAGTTAAAGGTTGAGCCAGAGGGCGTAACTTTGTTCGAGAACCGGGCTGTCTTTATCAACCTCAAGGATCAGCCAGAGATGTCTCAGTCTCTGGATGCTGATATTCCCAACGAGGTCGTGCCCCAGTCTGAATTTATAGAGTTTTCTGTGGTTGGTGATCTTCTGGGTCCGACGCTCCAGAATCTCGACAATCTGGTGCGTATGCCGTACGGCTGCGGAGAGCAAAACATGGTAAACTTTGTGCCCAACATTCTGGTGCTGAAATATCTGGAGGTTACTGGTCGAAAGCTTCCGTCCGTTGAGTCCAAAGCTAGAAAGTTCCTGGAGATCGGCTACCAGAGGGAACTGACCTACAAGCACGACGATGGCTCATATAGTGCATTTGGAAAATCGGACGCTTCGGGCAGCACTTGGCTTACCGCCTATGTCATGCGTTCCTTCCATCAAGCTGGAACATACACGGATATCGATCCTAAAGTCATTACTGCTGGTCTTGACTTCCTTGTATCGAAACAGAAGGAGAGTGGCGAGTTCCCGGAGGTCGGCAAACTCTTCGACAACGCGAACCAAAACCCATTGGCTCTAACTTCGTTCGTTCTGCTGGCTTTCTTCGAGAATCAT GAACTGATCCCGAAGTACCAAAGTGCCATTAAGAAAGCAGTACGCTATGTGGCCGAAGAGGCTGACAAGACGGACGACCAGTATTCCCTGGCCATTGCCGCCGTGGCCCTCCAACTGGCCAAGCACCCGCAGTCGGAGAAGGTCATTGCTAAGCTGGAGAGCGTGGCCCGAAAGGAAAACGATCGAATGTGGTGGTCCAAGGCCACGGAATCGACTGGTGAGGATGGACGAGTTTTCCACTGGAAACCTCGCAGTAACGACGTCGAGATCACCTCCTATGTTCTGCTTGCGCTTCTTGAAAAGGATCCGGCTGAGAAGGCCCTGCCCATTATCAAGTGGCTGATATCGCAGCGCAACAGCAACGGGGGATTCTCCTCCACTCAGGATACTGTGATTGGTCTTCAGGCGCTCACAAAATTCGCATACAAGACGGGCTCTGGCTCAGGCACCATGGATATTGAGTTCTCATCTGCGGGTGAATCCAAGAATACAATTAAGGTTAACCCAGAGAATTCCCTGGTTCTGCAGACCCATGACCTGCCCAAGAGCACTCGCAAGGTCGATTTTACAGCCAAGGGAACAGGATCTGCCATGGTTCAGCTCTCCTATCGCTACAATCTAGCGGAGAAAGAGAAGAAGCCCAGTTTCAAGGTAACACCCACGGTCAAGGACACTCCCAACCAGCTACTAATAGTGGACGTCTGTGCCGAGTACGTGCCCTTAGAAGACGCCGACAAGGACAAGGACTCCAACATGGCAGTGATGGAAATCGCCCTGCCCTCAGGGTTCGTTGGTGACTCCACAAGCTTGGGCAAAATCCAGGCAGTGGATCGGGTGAAGCGCGTAGAGACCAAGAACTCCGACTCCACGGTGGTCGTCTACTTTGACAGCTTAACTCCCGGTGATGTTCGTTGCTTGCCGTTAGAGGCCTCCAAGGCTCACGCGGTGGCCAAGCAGAAGCCGGCCTCCGTTTCCCTATACGACTACTATGACACGGAGCGCAAGGCCACCGAGTACTACCAGGTGAAGTCCTCCCTGTGCGACATCTGCGAAGGCGCCGATTGCGGAGAGGGCTGCAAAAAGGACTGA
- the Tep2 gene encoding Thioester-containing protein 2, isoform G, which translates to MFRIFLTGIILQYALLVNATGIYSVVGPGTLRSNSKYNVVVSVHKADGPSQIKVSLNGPSYNETKQIELPPMSTQNVEFEVPKLATGNYNLSAEGVSGVVFKNSTKLNYADKKPSVFVQTDKATYKPADLVQFRILFLDENTRPAKIEKPISVIIIDGAQNRIKQLSDVKLTKGVFSGELQLSEQPVLGTWKISVSVDGDNRETKSFEVDKYVLPKFEVIVDTPKAVVIADKVIKATIRAKYTYGKPVKGKATVSMERSYGYFGDLNANGNKQEKTIDVDGKGHVEFDIIHWAQRGQYLPPIKLFAVVTEELTGNKQNATATVVLHQQRYSIEPYERPEHFEANKSFIYQVVVKNVDGSPVTNSAKNVKIGFDKSYSYFHEPSPKTRINFEAPVNENGIATFNVRLPDSDSRYYRIFASFDGSENTIGSISKFEPTPMSREPLKIQVNTKKPRLGEQVSFDVVSIEDLPYFVYTIVARGNVILSDYVDVPDGQKTYTVKFTPTFSMVPKATIYVYYVVNNDLQFEEKTIDFEKEFSNSIDVSAPTNAKPSEEVKLRIKTDADSFVGLLGVDQSVLLLKSGNDLSQDDIFNSLNIYQTSTPWMNGYGRYPGQTSGLVTLTNANYPYNTDSYSIYPLILNGEFPIAFSLAAPQAAIAGMPGTSSIASHPNQAPQIRKEFPENWIFYNAENVGEEEFTLTKKIPDTITSWVVTGFSLNPTSGIALTKNPSKIRVFQPFFVSTNLPYSVKRGEVIAIPVVIFNYLDKTLDADVVMDNSDQEYEFTEATNEVLEKAIDEVRRVKRVTIPANSGKSVSFMIRPKNVGFTTLKITATSALAGDAIHQKLKVEPEGVTLFENRAVFINLKDQPEMSQSLDADIPNEVVPQSEFIEFSVVGDLLGPTLQNLDNLVRMPYGCGEQNMVNFVPNILVLKYLEVTGRKLPSVESKARKFLEIGYQRELTYKHDDGSYSAFGKSDASGSTWLTAYVMRSFHQAGTYTDIDPKVITAGLDFLVSKQKESGEFPEVGKLFDNANQNPLALTSFVLLAFFENHELIPKYQSAIKKAVRYVAEEADKTDDQYSLAIAAVALQLAKHPQSEKVIAKLESVARKENDRMWWSKATESTGEDGRVFHWKPRSNDVEITSYVLLALLEKDPAEKALPIIKWLISQRNSNGGFSSTQDTVIGLQALTKFAYKTGSGSGTMDIEFSSAGESKNTIKVNPENSLVLQTHDLPKSTRKVDFTAKGTGSAMVQLSYRYNLAEKEKKPSFKVTPTVKDTPNQLLIVDVCAEYVPLEDADKDKDSNMAVMEIALPSGFVGDSTSLGKIQAVDRVKRVETKNSDSTVVVYFDSLTPGDVRCLPLEASKAHAVAKQKPASVSLYDYYDTERKATEYYQVKSSLCDICEGADCGEGCKKD; encoded by the exons ATGTTCAGAATCTTTCTGACCGGGATTATTTTACAATACGCCCTGCTAGTTAATGCCACTGG CATCTATTCGGTGGTGGGGCCTGGTACCCTCCGCTCCAACTCCAAGTACAATGTCGTCGTCTCTGTCCACAAGGCAGATGGTCCGAGTCAGATAAAAGTCAGTCTAAATGGACCCTCGTACAACGAGACGAAGCAAATCGAACTGCCGCCCATGTCCACCCAGAATGTGGAGTTCGAGGTGCCCAAATTGGCCACTGGCAACTATAATCTTTCTGCAGAGGGTGTATCCGGTGTTGTGTTTAAGAATTCTACCAAATTAAACTATGCGGATAAGAAGCCATCGGTCTTTGTTCAAACTGATAAGGCCACCTATAAGCCCGCCGATCTCGTTCAATTTCGTATTCTCTTTCTGGATGAAAACACCCGACCTGCAAAGATTGAAAAGCCCATATCCGTCATAATCATAGATGGAGCTCAAAACAGAATTAAACAGCTAAGCGACGTCAAGTTGACGAAGGGTGTTTTCTCTGGTGAACTTCAGTTATCCGAACAGCCTGTTTTGGGTACCTGGAAGATATCCGTTAGCGTGGATGGCGATAATAGGGAAACCAAGTCCTTTGAGGTTGACAAATATGTTCTACCGAAGTTCGAGGTAATCGTGGACACACCCAAGGCTGTGGTCATTGCAGACAAGGTGATCAAGGCCACGATTCGCGCCAAGTACACATACGGAAAGCCAGTCAAGGGCAAGGCCACAGTGTCCATGGAACGGAGCTATGGATACTTTGGGGACCTCAATGCGAACGGCAACAAACAGGAGAAAACCATTGACGTCGATGGAAAGGGTCATGTGGAGTTCGACATTATTCACTGGGCCCAAAGAGGGCAATACTTACCGCCCATTAAACTCTTTGCCGTCGTCACGGAGGAACTAACTGGTAACAAGCAGAATGCCACTGCCACAGTTGTTCTGCACCAACAGCGATACTCGATTGAGCCTTACGAGAGGCCAGAACACTTTGAAGCCAATAAGTCGTTCATCTATCAGGTTGTGGTGAAGAATGTTGATGGATCGCCAGTCACAAACTCTGCGAAAAACGTAAAGATAGGCTTTGACAAGTCGTACAGCTATTTTCATGAGCCATCTCCTAAGACACGCATTAACTTTGAGGCCCCTGTGAATGAGAATGGCATTGCAACCTTTAATGTTAGGCTGCCCGATAGCGATTCCAGATATTATCGTATATTTGCATCATTCGATGGGTCGGAGAATACCATCGGTTCCATCTCAAAGTTTGAGCCAACCCCAATGAGCAGGGAGCCGCTGAAGATTCAGGTGAATACAAAGAA GCCTAGACTAGGCGAACAAGTTTCTTTTGATGTCGTCTCGATTGAAGATCTGCCCTATTTTGTGTACACCATTGTGGCCAGAGGTAATGTGATACTCAGTGATTACGTGGATGTGCCGGACGGCCAGAAAACCTACACGGTTAAGTTCACACCAACATTTAGCATGGTGCCGAAGGCAACGATCTATGTTTATTATGTTGTAAACAACGACCTACAGTTCGAGGAGAAAACTATTGACTTCGAGAAGGAGTTTAGTAACTCG ATTGATGTATCGGCTCCGACGAATGCCAAACCGAGTGAAGAAGTCAAGCTAAGGATTAAAACCGATGCCGATTCCTTTGTGGGTCTTTTGGGTGTGGATCAGAGTGTCCTGCTGCTCAAGTCGGGCAACGATCTAAGCCAAGACGATATCTTTAATAGCCTCAACATATATCAGACATCAACACCCTGGATGAACGGCTATGGGCGTTATCCTGGTCAAACATCCGGACTAGTGACGCTAACGAACGCGAATTATCCTTACAACACTG ATTCCTATTCAATATACCCACTCATACTTAATGGAGAATTCCCAATTGCATTTTCCCTTGCGGCACCGCAGGCAGCCATAGCGGGAATGCCTGGCACTTCATCGATAGCTTCACATCCTAATCAAGCTCCACAGATTCGAAAAGAATTTCCGGAAAACTGGATATTTTATAATGCCGAAAA TGTGGGTGAAGAGGAATTCACCCTGACCAAAAAGATACCGGATACGATCACCTCATGGGTGGTTACTGGTTTCTCCCTTAACCCAACATCCGGAATTGCTTTAACTAAGAATCCGAGCAAGATTCGAGTATTCCAGCCCTTCTTTGTGTCCACAAATCTGCCGTATTCCGTAAAGCGAG GTGAGGTAATTGCTATTCCCGTGGTCATCTTCAACTACCTGGATAAGACCCTTGATGCAGATGTAGTAATGGACAACTCTGATCAGGAATATGAATTCACCGAGGCCACCAATGAGGTGTTGGAAAAGGCAATCGATGAGGTGCGCCGGGTCAAACGGGTCACGATACCGGCCAATAGTGGCAAGAGTGTTTCATTTATGATCCGACCGAAGAACGTAGGATTCACGACCCTGAAAATCACAGCCACCTCTGCCTTGGCCGGCGATGCTATTCACCAGAAGTTAAAGGTTGAGCCAGAGGGCGTAACTTTGTTCGAGAACCGGGCTGTCTTTATCAACCTCAAGGATCAGCCAGAGATGTCTCAGTCTCTGGATGCTGATATTCCCAACGAGGTCGTGCCCCAGTCTGAATTTATAGAGTTTTCTGTGGTTGGTGATCTTCTGGGTCCGACGCTCCAGAATCTCGACAATCTGGTGCGTATGCCGTACGGCTGCGGAGAGCAAAACATGGTAAACTTTGTGCCCAACATTCTGGTGCTGAAATATCTGGAGGTTACTGGTCGAAAGCTTCCGTCCGTTGAGTCCAAAGCTAGAAAGTTCCTGGAGATCGGCTACCAGAGGGAACTGACCTACAAGCACGACGATGGCTCATATAGTGCATTTGGAAAATCGGACGCTTCGGGCAGCACTTGGCTTACCGCCTATGTCATGCGTTCCTTCCATCAAGCTGGAACATACACGGATATCGATCCTAAAGTCATTACTGCTGGTCTTGACTTCCTTGTATCGAAACAGAAGGAGAGTGGCGAGTTCCCGGAGGTCGGCAAACTCTTCGACAACGCGAACCAAAACCCATTGGCTCTAACTTCGTTCGTTCTGCTGGCTTTCTTCGAGAATCAT GAACTGATCCCGAAGTACCAAAGTGCCATTAAGAAAGCAGTACGCTATGTGGCCGAAGAGGCTGACAAGACGGACGACCAGTATTCCCTGGCCATTGCCGCCGTGGCCCTCCAACTGGCCAAGCACCCGCAGTCGGAGAAGGTCATTGCTAAGCTGGAGAGCGTGGCCCGAAAGGAAAACGATCGAATGTGGTGGTCCAAGGCCACGGAATCGACTGGTGAGGATGGACGAGTTTTCCACTGGAAACCTCGCAGTAACGACGTCGAGATCACCTCCTATGTTCTGCTTGCGCTTCTTGAAAAGGATCCGGCTGAGAAGGCCCTGCCCATTATCAAGTGGCTGATATCGCAGCGCAACAGCAACGGGGGATTCTCCTCCACTCAGGATACTGTGATTGGTCTTCAGGCGCTCACAAAATTCGCATACAAGACGGGCTCTGGCTCAGGCACCATGGATATTGAGTTCTCATCTGCGGGTGAATCCAAGAATACAATTAAGGTTAACCCAGAGAATTCCCTGGTTCTGCAGACCCATGACCTGCCCAAGAGCACTCGCAAGGTCGATTTTACAGCCAAGGGAACAGGATCTGCCATGGTTCAGCTCTCCTATCGCTACAATCTAGCGGAGAAAGAGAAGAAGCCCAGTTTCAAGGTAACACCCACGGTCAAGGACACTCCCAACCAGCTACTAATAGTGGACGTCTGTGCCGAGTACGTGCCCTTAGAAGACGCCGACAAGGACAAGGACTCCAACATGGCAGTGATGGAAATCGCCCTGCCCTCAGGGTTCGTTGGTGACTCCACAAGCTTGGGCAAAATCCAGGCAGTGGATCGGGTGAAGCGCGTAGAGACCAAGAACTCCGACTCCACGGTGGTCGTCTACTTTGACAGCTTAACTCCCGGTGATGTTCGTTGCTTGCCGTTAGAGGCCTCCAAGGCTCACGCGGTGGCCAAGCAGAAGCCGGCCTCCGTTTCCCTATACGACTACTATGACACGGAGCGCAAGGCCACCGAGTACTACCAGGTGAAGTCCTCCCTGTGCGACATCTGCGAAGGCGCCGATTGCGGAGAGGGCTGCAAAAAGGACTGA